One stretch of Actinacidiphila sp. DG2A-62 DNA includes these proteins:
- a CDS encoding family 78 glycoside hydrolase catalytic domain produces the protein MRKRGFALGLMLSLVAAASTLGPAPGAAAAAAAGSDHQRDAASASAPTVGGLEVEHQVEPLGVDVARPRLSWQVTPGRANPGRAADPQAAYEVEVSTSPGGRGTVWDSGRVRSSQSFDVAYGGPALASRTAYHWRVRVWDRAGDVSPWSAQARFETAFVDPGDFQGTWIGAHAAAPALRLGDANWIWYPEGDPSDSAPAGTRYLRRTFDLPAGEHLTSAELQFTADDSFTVYVDGAEAVSSPKVANSWSTASVLDIAAYLHAGVNVLAVAVTNTSQGPAGAIGSLHFEGAGAPDDLVTDGGWKASDSAADGWQQPGYDDGAWPRALVAAHYGAGPWGTSVSAPPAPETLLRDEFTAGKRIASARAYVAGLGYDKLYLNGRRIGDRELEPGFTVYDKTVLYSTYDVTGTLRTGDNAIGVSLGRGYYGMTNPDEWKASPWWGEPKLKLELDIAYTDGTHQRVTSGSGWKVCDGPTTTQSLWFGESYDARLEQPGWNAPGFDAGAWRPALTVNGPTGTLRSESFPPIKATGHLTAQRVTTPAAGTHVYDFGSPTSGWARVAVQGPAGSTVTITYGEKLRADGTVDNTGGFGMALQTYTYTLKGDGVESYQPSYSYAGFRYAQVVVPQGVALRSVDGMRLHTAVSSTGDFTSSSDLLNRYQDAQANTVLNNLYSVPTDTPMYEKRPYTADGFLYADSAIDNFDMENFYENWMRSHRDEQGADGSLDPTVPTTESGKLVKDPVWSASYVLGTWDLYWYYGDRQAVADNYAGMKAWLAYYEHEIAGTGGVYTGFSYGDWLSPEGAAAPEGTRLSGTAYIYLTATRLATMARALGHDADARHFDAFAAQVAKSFNAAFYDSGRGAYVDDPAAGYRQTSNLLPLAFGLVPQEHRKTVADHLVADIHARGDHLDTGALGTKVLLPVLTDTGHADLAYKVATNPTYPGWGYWFEGLGATTMWEEWNADSRSHDHAFMGTVDDWLYQDVAGIRAAAPGYTEVTIQPHAGGGLTHACAHVASPLGRIASSWRRARDRFTLTVDVPAGSTADVLVPVGDRQKVHAPAAAGPGPRADGYAHFTVGAGTHVFRVTGQGI, from the coding sequence GAGAAAGCGCGGATTCGCTCTCGGACTGATGCTGTCGCTCGTGGCCGCGGCGTCGACGCTCGGCCCCGCGCCCGGCGCGGCGGCAGCGGCAGCGGCCGGCTCGGACCACCAGCGGGACGCGGCGTCCGCGTCCGCGCCGACCGTGGGCGGGCTGGAGGTCGAGCACCAGGTCGAGCCCCTGGGCGTCGACGTCGCCCGCCCCAGGCTGAGTTGGCAGGTGACTCCCGGCCGCGCGAACCCCGGCCGCGCGGCCGATCCCCAGGCGGCCTACGAGGTCGAGGTGTCGACGTCGCCCGGCGGCCGGGGAACGGTGTGGGACAGCGGACGGGTGCGCTCCTCGCAGTCCTTCGACGTCGCCTACGGCGGTCCCGCCCTCGCCTCCCGGACCGCCTACCACTGGCGCGTCCGGGTCTGGGACCGTGCCGGAGACGTGTCGCCGTGGAGCGCGCAGGCGCGTTTCGAGACCGCCTTCGTCGACCCCGGTGATTTCCAGGGGACATGGATCGGTGCGCACGCGGCGGCGCCCGCGCTGCGGCTCGGCGACGCGAACTGGATCTGGTATCCCGAGGGCGACCCGTCCGACTCGGCGCCGGCCGGGACGCGCTACCTGCGCCGGACCTTCGACCTGCCGGCCGGCGAACACCTCACCTCGGCCGAACTGCAGTTCACCGCCGACGACAGCTTCACGGTGTACGTCGACGGAGCCGAGGCCGTCAGCTCCCCGAAGGTCGCGAACTCCTGGAGCACCGCGAGCGTCCTCGACATCGCCGCCTATCTCCATGCGGGCGTCAACGTGCTGGCGGTGGCGGTGACCAACACCAGCCAGGGTCCCGCGGGCGCGATCGGCAGCCTGCACTTCGAGGGCGCGGGAGCGCCCGACGACCTGGTCACCGACGGCGGGTGGAAGGCGTCGGACTCCGCCGCCGACGGATGGCAGCAGCCCGGCTACGACGACGGCGCGTGGCCGCGGGCCCTGGTGGCCGCGCACTACGGCGCGGGCCCGTGGGGCACGTCGGTGTCCGCCCCGCCCGCGCCCGAGACGCTGCTGCGCGACGAGTTCACCGCCGGCAAGCGCATCGCCTCGGCGCGTGCCTACGTCGCCGGCCTGGGCTACGACAAGCTCTACCTGAACGGCCGGCGCATCGGCGACCGCGAGCTCGAACCCGGCTTCACGGTCTACGACAAGACGGTCCTGTACTCGACGTACGACGTCACCGGCACGCTGCGCACCGGCGACAACGCCATCGGCGTCAGTCTGGGACGCGGCTACTACGGGATGACGAACCCGGACGAGTGGAAGGCGTCGCCGTGGTGGGGCGAGCCCAAGCTCAAGCTGGAACTCGACATCGCCTACACCGACGGCACGCACCAGCGCGTGACCAGCGGCAGCGGCTGGAAGGTCTGCGACGGGCCGACCACCACGCAGTCGCTGTGGTTCGGCGAGTCCTACGACGCCCGGCTGGAGCAGCCCGGCTGGAACGCCCCCGGCTTCGACGCCGGCGCCTGGCGCCCCGCGCTGACGGTGAACGGCCCCACGGGGACGCTGCGTTCGGAGAGCTTCCCGCCGATCAAGGCGACCGGGCACCTGACGGCGCAGCGCGTCACCACCCCGGCCGCCGGGACCCACGTGTACGACTTCGGCAGCCCCACCTCGGGCTGGGCGCGCGTCGCGGTCCAGGGCCCCGCGGGATCGACGGTCACGATCACCTACGGCGAGAAGCTGCGCGCCGACGGCACGGTCGACAACACCGGCGGCTTCGGGATGGCCCTGCAGACGTACACGTACACCCTCAAGGGCGACGGGGTGGAGAGCTACCAGCCCAGCTACAGCTACGCCGGCTTCCGCTACGCCCAGGTCGTCGTCCCCCAGGGGGTCGCCCTGCGGTCGGTCGACGGCATGAGGCTCCACACGGCGGTGTCGTCCACCGGTGACTTCACCAGTTCGAGCGACCTGCTCAACCGCTACCAGGACGCGCAGGCGAACACCGTCCTCAACAACCTGTACTCGGTGCCGACCGACACGCCCATGTACGAGAAACGGCCGTACACCGCGGACGGATTCCTCTACGCGGACTCGGCGATCGACAACTTCGACATGGAGAACTTCTACGAGAACTGGATGCGCTCGCACCGCGACGAGCAGGGCGCCGACGGGTCGCTCGACCCGACGGTGCCCACCACCGAGTCGGGCAAGCTGGTCAAGGACCCGGTCTGGTCGGCGAGTTACGTCCTCGGCACCTGGGACCTGTACTGGTACTACGGCGACCGGCAGGCGGTCGCCGACAACTACGCCGGCATGAAGGCCTGGTTGGCCTACTACGAGCACGAGATCGCCGGCACCGGCGGCGTCTACACCGGCTTCAGCTACGGCGACTGGCTCTCCCCGGAAGGCGCCGCCGCGCCGGAGGGCACCCGCCTGTCGGGCACCGCGTACATCTACCTCACCGCGACGAGGCTCGCGACGATGGCGAGGGCGCTGGGCCACGACGCCGACGCCCGGCACTTCGACGCCTTCGCCGCACAGGTCGCGAAGTCCTTCAACGCGGCCTTCTACGACAGCGGCCGGGGCGCCTACGTCGACGACCCGGCCGCGGGCTACCGGCAGACCTCCAACCTGCTCCCGCTGGCGTTCGGCCTGGTGCCCCAGGAGCACCGCAAGACCGTGGCCGACCACCTCGTCGCCGACATCCACGCGCGCGGCGACCACCTGGACACCGGGGCGCTGGGCACCAAGGTGCTGCTGCCGGTCCTCACCGACACCGGGCACGCCGACCTGGCGTACAAGGTCGCCACCAACCCGACGTACCCCGGCTGGGGTTACTGGTTCGAGGGCCTGGGCGCCACCACGATGTGGGAGGAGTGGAACGCCGACTCGCGCTCGCACGACCACGCCTTCATGGGGACGGTGGACGACTGGCTCTACCAGGACGTCGCCGGCATCCGGGCCGCCGCGCCCGGCTACACCGAGGTGACGATCCAGCCGCACGCCGGCGGCGGCCTGACCCACGCCTGCGCGCACGTCGCCTCGCCGCTCGGCCGGATCGCCTCGTCGTGGAGGCGGGCGCGGGACCGGTTCACCCTGACCGTCGACGTGCCCGCGGGATCGACCGCCGACGTCCTGGTCCCTGTCGGCGACCGCCAGAAGGTCCACGCCCCCGCCGCCGCCGGCCCCGGCCCCCGCGCGGACGGCTACGCCCACTTCACCGTGGGAGCCGGGACCCACGTGTTCCGGGTGACCGGACAGGGCATCTGA
- a CDS encoding NmrA family NAD(P)-binding protein: protein MIVVTTPTGDIGRQVLDRVLDSGEKVRVVARDASRLPERVRARAEVVEGSHGDAATIAKALDGADRLFWLVPPAGFDHAAPARDYYLDFSRAACEQAARGGVRVVAVTSLGHGYRREAGLLSAALAMDELFVDAGVHYRALALPFFMENLLRQAGAMAEQGAFAMANTADRPLPTIATGDAAAAAAGLLLGPAWSGPARVPLAGPDDLTPEAMAEVISKALGRPVAYRQIPLPDFRAAMLRRGASQAMAQGMAEMVEAQNDGIYDAEPRDPATTAGTAFHQWCETALVPAARS from the coding sequence GTGATCGTCGTCACCACGCCGACCGGCGACATCGGCCGGCAGGTCCTGGACCGCGTCCTGGACAGCGGGGAGAAGGTCCGCGTCGTCGCCCGCGACGCCTCGCGGCTGCCGGAGCGCGTGCGGGCCCGCGCCGAGGTGGTGGAGGGCTCCCACGGCGACGCCGCGACGATCGCGAAGGCGCTCGACGGCGCGGACCGCCTGTTCTGGCTGGTGCCCCCGGCCGGTTTTGACCACGCCGCCCCGGCCAGGGACTACTACCTGGACTTCTCGCGGGCCGCCTGCGAGCAGGCCGCGCGCGGCGGCGTGCGGGTGGTGGCCGTCACCTCGCTCGGCCACGGATACCGGCGCGAGGCCGGCCTGCTGTCGGCCGCGCTGGCGATGGACGAGCTGTTCGTGGACGCCGGCGTGCACTACCGGGCGCTGGCCCTGCCGTTCTTCATGGAGAACCTGCTCCGCCAGGCGGGGGCGATGGCGGAGCAGGGAGCGTTCGCCATGGCGAACACCGCGGACCGGCCGCTGCCGACGATCGCCACCGGGGACGCGGCGGCGGCCGCGGCCGGGCTCCTCCTCGGCCCCGCCTGGAGCGGCCCGGCCCGCGTCCCGCTGGCCGGCCCCGACGACCTGACCCCCGAGGCGATGGCCGAGGTGATCTCCAAGGCCCTCGGCCGCCCGGTGGCCTACCGCCAGATCCCCCTCCCGGACTTCCGCGCCGCGATGCTCCGGCGCGGCGCGAGCCAGGCGATGGCGCAGGGCATGGCCGAGATGGTCGAGGCGCAGAACGACGGCATCTACGACGCCGAGCCCCGCGACCCGGCCACCACCGCAGGCACCGCCTTCCACCAGTGGTGCGAGACCGCCCTCGTGCCGGCCGCCCGGTCCTAG